One Sander vitreus isolate 19-12246 chromosome 23, sanVit1, whole genome shotgun sequence DNA window includes the following coding sequences:
- the ntf3 gene encoding neurotrophin-3: MVTFITILQVNLVMSILLYVMVLVYLYGIQATNMDSSRQGQQQQPSPDPLNSLIIQLLQADLTRGKTRGNQSQQGRSRDTEPHEMLPPLLSANFPLEEQGDAEQWGTGARSDSVADQQVMLLNSDILRQHKRYNSPRVLLSDRLPLQPPPLYLADDYVSGGLDGAAGNKTRKKRYAEHKSYRGEYSVCDSESQWVTDKTQAVDTRGDPVTVLGKIKTSATQDIKQYFYETRCRTPRPFKGGCRGIDDKNWNSQCKTTQTYVRALTQVRNSVGWRWIRIDTSCVCALSRKRHRT; this comes from the coding sequence ATCTTACAGGTGAATCTAGTGATGTCCATCCTGCTGTATGTGATGGTCCTCGTGTACCTCTATGGTATCCAGGCAACCAACATGGACAGCAGTCGCCAGGGGCAACAGCAGCAGCCGAGTCCCGACCCCTTAAACTCCCTTATCATACAGCTGCTTCAGGCTGACCTGACGAGGGGAAAGACCAGGGGGAACCAGAGCCAACAGGGGAGAAGCAGGGATACTGAGCCCCACGAAATGCTGCCCCCTCTGCTCagtgcaaactttcccttagaGGAGCAGGGCGATGCGGAGCAGTGGGGCACAGGCGCTCGCAGCGACAGCGTAGCCGACCAGCAGGTGATGCTATTGAACTCGGACATTCTCAGGCAGCACAAGCGGTACAACTCCCCTCGGGTGCTGCTGAGCGACCGGCTACCACTGCAGCCGCCGCCGCTGTACCTCGCGGACGATTACGTAAGCGGCGGATTGGACGGTGCAGCAGGAAACAAGACACGAAAGAAGCGTTACGCTGAGCACAAGAGCTATCGTGGGGAATATTCGGTGTGCGACAGCGAGAGCCAGTGGGTGACGGATAAAACCCAAGCAGTGGACACCAGGGGGGACCCGGTCACAGTTCTGGGCAAAATTAAAACCAGTGCCACACAGGACATCAAACAGTACTTTTATGAGACACGCTGTCGGACCCCCAGGCCCTTCAAAGGTGGCTGCAGGGGCATCGATGACAAGAACTGGAACTCGCAGTGCAAGACGACGCAGACGTACGTTCGAGCACTGACGCAGGTTCGCAATTCAGTGGGCTGGCGATGGATACGCATAGACACTTCCTGCGTCTGCGCGTTGTCAAGAAAACGTCATAGGACGTGA